Proteins from a genomic interval of Treponema succinifaciens DSM 2489:
- a CDS encoding Eco57I restriction-modification methylase domain-containing protein: MENLRALFENEYPGKKVLFESLIKQIFVKANDTTLTDEQELSDSDKKQIKSFSIIAQVRGSFPITFADVELQDNVALKRSRVNIQNCVRKVMENDSNALIFFHFTDNAKEWRVSYVNKADSLKNSTSAKRYTYLCGPEHSCRTIAERFSTLEGLSTIKDENMLEAFAVAPLSDDFFNEYRKHYADLVEYISGKRFIKKGGKFVEEKTKKAASEFSNAFNGDDKTVRDFVKKMMGRLAFLQFLQKKGWLGVPKNAKWGTGDKNFIYNLFTNADDSVKNDFLEQALEPLFFKSLNCDRGEEAIAPKAVCNIYRSEIRIPYLNGGLFEEDELDKKRVKFKKEHFESIFEFFNQYNFTIDETDPDDVEIGVDPEMLGKIFENLLEDNKDKGAFYTPKEIVQYMCRESLIAYLETETVKHDETASKDKIRNFVLNHEASSFSEKEKADILKALIDVKICDPAVGSGAFPMGMLNELLPCVQILTGEAKTRVELKKHIVKNNIYGVDIEKGAVDIARLRFWLAIIVDEEEPLPLPNLDYKIMQGNSLLESFEGEDLSNMTKQESGNLFDNGETIAKLTQAINGFYIPHDHVAKAKIRAQIKENIIQLLKERQLPPKVIEDLSKLDLHENSQFFLWHTWFHDVFNRPSNCNNRNGFDIVIGNPPYKIISKDDSKKSIYDKNFIVAHGGKRNLYHLFFEQGINLLHDNSILSYITPDTYFSGNDTESLREFFVKNCEIKSIVHYTEKDKVFENVTQAVAVCIMKKNISKNCIFHIFEKDSYNQISYSALNKENKFIFKSANIIITKMKKCKNTFDDICEAYKGDVNLGLKKNFFTNKKSKNTLPLIRGVQISKYIWSPGSEYCSLTALSKNHTDKERIVFQEVANMGLKQRTKGTILKNIIAGDSCNVLFSTNENFPNKYILAILNSKAINYYFKYFNQTNHVPIGEVRKFPIPSATPIQQQQIIALVDKILAAKKDCRVEHGSDSELADTSTLEMQIDALVYKLYGLTDEEIKIIEQT, translated from the coding sequence ATGGAAAACTTGAGGGCATTATTTGAAAATGAATATCCAGGAAAAAAAGTTTTATTTGAAAGCCTTATAAAACAGATTTTTGTAAAAGCAAATGACACAACTCTAACAGATGAACAGGAACTTTCTGATTCAGACAAAAAGCAGATAAAGTCATTCAGTATTATCGCACAAGTCAGAGGCAGTTTTCCAATAACATTTGCAGATGTTGAGCTGCAGGACAACGTTGCATTAAAAAGAAGCAGAGTTAATATCCAGAACTGTGTCCGCAAGGTTATGGAAAACGATTCAAATGCGCTCATCTTTTTTCATTTTACGGACAATGCAAAAGAATGGCGTGTAAGCTATGTAAACAAAGCCGACTCCTTAAAAAACAGCACAAGCGCAAAACGCTACACATATCTTTGCGGACCGGAACATTCCTGCAGAACTATCGCAGAAAGATTTTCTACACTTGAAGGTCTTTCAACAATCAAAGATGAGAATATGCTTGAAGCGTTCGCTGTTGCCCCATTGAGCGATGATTTCTTTAACGAATACCGTAAGCACTATGCTGACCTTGTTGAATACATAAGCGGAAAGCGTTTTATAAAAAAGGGCGGAAAATTTGTAGAAGAAAAGACAAAGAAGGCTGCCTCAGAATTTTCAAATGCTTTTAACGGAGACGACAAAACTGTCCGCGATTTTGTAAAAAAGATGATGGGACGGCTTGCGTTCCTTCAGTTTTTGCAGAAAAAAGGATGGCTCGGAGTTCCAAAAAACGCAAAATGGGGAACCGGCGACAAGAACTTTATCTACAATCTTTTTACGAATGCGGATGACTCTGTAAAAAATGATTTTCTTGAGCAGGCACTTGAGCCTCTGTTCTTTAAAAGCCTGAACTGCGACCGCGGAGAAGAAGCAATTGCGCCAAAAGCTGTATGCAATATCTACAGAAGCGAAATCAGGATTCCGTATCTGAACGGCGGACTTTTTGAGGAAGATGAGCTTGACAAGAAAAGGGTTAAATTTAAGAAAGAACATTTTGAATCTATTTTTGAATTCTTCAATCAGTACAACTTCACAATCGACGAGACTGACCCGGACGATGTTGAAATCGGCGTAGATCCGGAAATGCTTGGCAAGATTTTTGAAAATCTTCTGGAAGACAACAAGGACAAAGGAGCGTTCTATACCCCTAAAGAAATCGTCCAGTATATGTGCCGCGAAAGTTTAATCGCATATCTGGAAACAGAAACTGTCAAACATGATGAAACAGCCTCAAAAGACAAGATAAGGAATTTTGTTCTGAATCATGAAGCCTCATCATTCTCGGAAAAAGAAAAGGCGGATATTCTTAAAGCCTTGATTGACGTTAAAATCTGCGATCCGGCTGTAGGAAGCGGAGCATTTCCTATGGGAATGTTGAACGAGCTTTTGCCATGCGTTCAGATTCTTACCGGAGAAGCAAAAACAAGAGTTGAGCTTAAAAAGCACATCGTAAAAAACAACATTTACGGCGTAGACATTGAAAAAGGCGCAGTTGACATTGCACGCCTGCGTTTCTGGCTTGCGATTATTGTTGACGAAGAAGAGCCGCTACCATTGCCGAACCTTGACTACAAGATTATGCAGGGAAACAGCCTGCTTGAAAGCTTTGAAGGCGAAGACCTAAGCAATATGACAAAGCAGGAATCAGGAAACCTTTTTGACAACGGAGAAACAATTGCAAAACTAACACAAGCAATAAACGGATTCTATATTCCTCACGACCATGTGGCAAAAGCAAAAATCCGCGCACAGATAAAGGAAAATATAATTCAGCTTTTAAAGGAACGCCAGCTCCCACCAAAAGTAATAGAAGACTTGTCAAAACTTGACCTGCACGAAAACAGCCAGTTTTTCCTGTGGCACACTTGGTTCCACGATGTTTTCAACCGACCCTCTAACTGCAACAACAGGAACGGCTTTGACATTGTGATTGGTAACCCGCCGTATAAAATTATTTCAAAAGATGATTCTAAAAAATCTATTTATGATAAAAACTTTATTGTTGCTCATGGAGGGAAAAGAAATTTATACCATCTGTTTTTTGAACAAGGTATTAATCTGCTGCATGACAATTCTATATTGTCTTATATCACACCAGATACGTACTTTTCAGGAAATGACACGGAGTCTCTGAGGGAATTTTTTGTAAAGAATTGCGAAATAAAGAGTATTGTTCATTACACAGAAAAAGATAAGGTTTTTGAGAATGTAACACAGGCGGTTGCTGTATGTATAATGAAAAAAAATATTTCAAAAAATTGCATTTTCCATATTTTTGAAAAAGATTCATATAATCAAATTTCTTATTCTGCTCTGAATAAAGAAAACAAGTTTATTTTTAAAAGTGCAAATATCATAATTACTAAAATGAAAAAATGCAAAAACACTTTTGATGATATTTGTGAAGCTTATAAAGGGGATGTTAATCTTGGATTGAAAAAAAATTTTTTTACTAATAAAAAATCAAAAAATACATTACCACTTATTCGTGGAGTTCAAATTTCAAAATACATTTGGTCTCCAGGAAGTGAATATTGTTCTTTGACAGCTTTATCCAAAAACCACACTGATAAGGAAAGAATTGTCTTTCAAGAAGTTGCAAACATGGGGCTTAAGCAAAGAACAAAAGGAACTATTTTGAAAAATATTATTGCAGGTGATTCCTGTAATGTTCTTTTTTCTACAAATGAAAATTTTCCAAACAAATACATACTTGCTATCTTAAATAGCAAAGCAATAAATTATTACTTTAAATATTTTAATCAGACAAATCATGTCCCAATTGGAGAAGTTAGAAAGTTTCCAATCCCCTCCGCAACTCCAATCCAGCAGCAACAAATCATCGCATTGGTAGACAAAATCCTTGCGGCAAAGAAAGATTGCCGTGTCGAGCACGGCAGTGACAGTGAACTTGCTGACACAAGCACATTGGAAATGCAAATTGACGCACTAGTTTACAAACTATACGGCTTAACGGATGAGGAAATAAAAATCATAGAACAAACCTAA
- a CDS encoding AAA family ATPase — MLAKFAVTNFRGFEKRIELDLTQPRDYAFNSFAVKNGIIKNGIIYGPNGCGKSNFGLAIFDIVYHLTQKFKNPNYLLNYAFAGAQSKLVTFEYTFNFNGQIVEYVYSKDSRAVLREEKLTVDSKLVFEKRIGTIEIDDSIFPMEKNIRNNLAHNANNVSIINFLITTYPLDESNCLIKLQDFVNSMLWFRSLEEKEFIGLETGIYILDEYIIRHNYIKEFSAFLEKVSGQHFEFVKPVQGEKLLRVYIKGFPQIFNTIASTGTNALTLLFFWFKHLENASFVFIDEFDAFYHFKLSFDVCDELFKKNCQLFVSSHNTFLMTNDLLRPDCNFVLKDNKITSLCNATDKELREGHNIEKLYRGGAFDL; from the coding sequence ATGTTAGCAAAATTTGCAGTAACCAATTTTCGCGGTTTTGAAAAACGGATAGAACTGGATTTGACACAACCAAGAGACTACGCTTTTAATTCTTTCGCAGTCAAAAACGGAATAATCAAAAATGGTATTATTTACGGTCCGAACGGCTGCGGAAAAAGCAATTTCGGACTTGCAATTTTTGATATTGTCTATCATCTTACCCAAAAATTCAAAAATCCTAATTATCTTCTTAACTATGCTTTTGCAGGTGCCCAGTCAAAACTTGTAACATTTGAATATACATTTAATTTTAACGGTCAGATTGTTGAGTACGTTTACTCAAAGGATTCACGAGCTGTTTTAAGAGAAGAGAAACTGACAGTTGATTCAAAATTGGTTTTTGAAAAAAGAATCGGAACAATTGAAATTGACGATTCTATCTTCCCTATGGAAAAAAATATTCGGAATAATCTTGCCCATAATGCGAACAATGTTTCTATAATAAATTTCTTGATAACCACGTACCCGCTTGATGAATCAAACTGTCTGATAAAGCTTCAGGATTTTGTAAACTCCATGCTTTGGTTCAGAAGTCTTGAGGAAAAAGAATTTATTGGACTTGAAACCGGAATATATATTCTTGATGAGTATATTATCAGACATAATTACATAAAAGAATTTTCAGCATTTTTGGAGAAAGTAAGCGGCCAGCATTTTGAATTTGTAAAGCCTGTACAAGGCGAAAAACTGCTTCGTGTCTATATAAAAGGCTTTCCTCAAATTTTCAATACAATAGCTTCAACAGGCACCAATGCGCTAACGCTTTTATTCTTTTGGTTTAAGCATTTGGAGAATGCAAGTTTTGTATTTATTGATGAATTTGATGCTTTCTATCACTTTAAACTTTCCTTCGATGTCTGTGATGAACTGTTCAAAAAAAATTGCCAGCTTTTTGTGTCTTCCCACAATACATTTTTAATGACAAATGATCTGCTTCGTCCAGATTGTAATTTCGTCTTAAAGGATAATAAAATCACTTCACTTTGCAATGCAACTGACAAGGAGCTTAGGGAAGGTCATAACATTGAAAAACTTTATCGTGGCGGTGCGTTTGACTTATGA
- a CDS encoding type II TA system antitoxin MqsA family protein has product MIKHSCPYCETIRDVKEVKRNETIEIKGKKVSYEAVHYECTECHNLFDTKEQMGKNLLAAREAYDLQYNSITSDKIIKIREKYNASQKAFSLILGMGELTINSYEQNKSVPNSSNRLLLQLAENPLIFFEMYEKNKTKIGAIQREHIESSQVYKDCKRWGGLENLYQHLSSTEREVIENKTYIVGSSVVQIVSDMVKAEMSKTSFEIYADAHEVEEGTIPSSTDINREFSIGVA; this is encoded by the coding sequence ATGATTAAACATTCTTGTCCATACTGCGAAACAATCCGTGATGTAAAAGAAGTAAAGCGGAATGAAACTATTGAAATAAAAGGTAAAAAAGTCTCGTATGAAGCCGTTCATTATGAATGTACTGAATGCCATAATCTTTTTGACACTAAAGAGCAAATGGGAAAGAACCTTCTTGCGGCTAGAGAAGCCTATGATTTGCAATATAATTCTATAACTTCTGACAAAATAATTAAAATTCGCGAAAAATATAACGCCAGTCAAAAAGCTTTTAGTCTTATTCTTGGCATGGGAGAATTAACTATTAATTCTTATGAACAGAATAAATCTGTTCCAAATTCATCTAATCGACTTCTTTTGCAACTTGCAGAAAACCCTCTTATTTTTTTTGAAATGTATGAAAAAAATAAAACCAAAATAGGTGCTATTCAGCGAGAACATATAGAATCTTCACAAGTGTATAAAGATTGCAAACGTTGGGGAGGATTAGAGAATCTTTACCAACATCTTTCATCTACAGAAAGAGAAGTTATAGAAAATAAAACTTATATTGTTGGCTCTTCTGTTGTCCAAATTGTATCAGATATGGTAAAAGCAGAAATGAGTAAAACTAGTTTTGAAATATATGCGGATGCGCATGAAGTAGAAGAAGGTACAATTCCTTCTTCTACAGATATAAACAGAGAGTTTTCTATAGGAGTTGCATGA